The following proteins are encoded in a genomic region of Chelmon rostratus isolate fCheRos1 chromosome 3, fCheRos1.pri, whole genome shotgun sequence:
- the tbc1d9 gene encoding TBC1 domain family member 9 yields the protein MWVSPEDVLLAGALWITERANPYFILQKRKGHGDGGGGLAGLLVGTLDVVLDSSARVAPYRILYQTPDSLVYWTIAHGTSRKEITEHWEWLEHNLLQTLSIFENENDITTFVKGKVQGIIAEYNKNHDVKEDDDTDKFKEASAKFRKLFGMPEEEKLVNYYSCSYWKGKVPRQGWLYLSINHLCFYSYLLGKEAKLVVRWADITQLEKSATLLLPDVIKVSTRVNEYVFSVFLNINETFKLAEQLANIAMRQLLDNKGFEQDRSLPKLKKKSPKKVSALKRDLDARAKSERYRALFRLPKDEKLDGHTDCTLWTPFNKMHILGQMFVSTNYICFTSKEETLCSLIIPLREVTIVEKADSSNVLPSPLSISTKNRMTFLFANLKDRDFLVQRISDFLQQTTSKIYLERELTGSLNSSDDEVYSQHGSLLSSSPQHSLGSENERTFNLNDSSVPTATQALMTMYRQRSPEEFNPKLAKEFLKEQAWKNHFAEFGQGVCMYRTEKTKELVLKGIPESMRGELWLLFSGAINEMATHPGYYEDLVEKSMGKYNLATEEIERDLHRSLPEHPAFQNEMGIAALRRVLTAYAFRNPNIGYCQAMNIVTSVLLLYAKEEEAFWLLVALCERMLPDYYNTRVVGALVDQGVFEELAREYVPQLYDCMQDLGVISTISLSWFLTLFLSVMPFESAVVVVDCFFYDGIKVIFQLALSVLHANIHQLLGCKDDGEAMTVLGRYLDSVTNKDSTLPPIPHLHSLLTDNGEPHPEVDIFKLVRSSYEKFGSIRADVIEQMRFKQRLRVIQTIEDTTKRNVVRTIVTETAFSIDELEELYVLFKAEHLTSCYWGGSSNPTERHDPSLPYLEQYRIDMEQFKGLFNLLFPWANGAHSDPLAVRFFRLLDLNGDALINFREFISGLGVLYHGDLTEKLKLLYKMHVIPEITHEQEEPDSAFEATQYFFEDITPETSIGHDSKCRSERDDGFVRVTFKTEKVKKLNTPEYRHYLKLWNQETKPKRENTKDLPKLNQSQFIELCKTLYSMFSEDAAEQELYHATATVTSLLLEMGEVGKLFSSSGRKDHNMEGKPEPGMYRRDATDPKTAQEALSDGVFQQAFVPAALEIKPSPCEDMQGDDGSEQLPPMQDIKLEDSSPKDAGTSSAMLISDDETKDDTSMSSYSVLSAGSHELDEKLQCEDIADDTVLVRSDSGSNGERSTRPHGGGPLDRGLPHSTSIDKDWAITFEQFLASVLTEQALVHYFEKPVEVAARITNAKNVRKVGRPRLSTSDYEISLSG from the exons GTTTGCTGGTTGGGACCCTGGATGTTGTCCTGGACTCCAGTGCTCGGGTGGCCCCATATAGGATCCTGTACCAGACTCCAGACTCTTTAGTTTACTGGACCATTGCTCATG GAACCTCCCGGAAAGAGATCACTGAGCACTGGGAGTGGCTGGAACATAACCTGCTGCAGACTCTCTCCATCTTTGAGAATGAGAATGACATCACCACTTTTGTCAAAGGAAAGGTCCAG GGGATCATCGCAGAGTACAACAAGAACCACGATGTCAAAGAGGACGACGACACAGACAAGTTCAAGGAGGCCAGCGCCAAGTTTCGGAAGCTGTTCGGGATGccggaggaggagaagctggtcAACTATTACTCCTGCAGCTACTGGAAGGGAAAGGTGCCCCGACAGGGATGGCTCTACCTCAGCATCAACCACCTCTGCTTCTACTCCTACTTACTGGGAAAAGAAG CCAAACTGGTGGTGCGTTGGGCAGATATCACCCAGCTGGAGAAGAGCGCCACCCTCCTGCTGCCCGACGTGATCAAGGTGAGCACCCGCGTCAACGAGTACGTCTTCTCCGTCTTCCTCAACATCAACGAGACCTTTAAGCTGGCGGAGCAGCTCGCCAACATCGCCATGCGTCAGCTCCTGGACAACAAAGGCTTCGAGCAGGACCGCTCGCTGCCCAAGCTCAAGAAGAAGTCACCCAAGAAGGTGTCGGCACTCAAGAG GGATTTGGATGCGAGAGCTAAGAGTGAGCGTTACCGGGCTCTCTTCCGTCTGCCCAAAGATGAGAAACTGGACGGACACACAGACTGCACTCTGTGGACCCCCTTTAACAAGATGCACATCCTGGGACAGATGTTTGTTTCCACCAACTACATCTGCTTCACCAGCAAGGAAGAGACGCTGTGCAGCCTCATCATCCCGCTACGAGAG GTGACCATCGTGGAGAAGGCAGACAGCTCCAACGTGCTGCCGAGCCCGCTCTCCATCAGTACCAAGAATCGAATGACTTTCCTGTTTGCTAACCTGAAGGACCGAGACTTCCTGGTCCAGAGGATTTCTGACTTCCTGCAGCAGACCACCTCCAAGATCTACCTAGAGAGGGAACTTACCGGCAGCCTGAACAGCTCAGACGACGAG GTTTACTCCCAGCATGGATCTCTGCTCTCCAGCAGCCCACAGCACAGTCTGGGCTCCGAGAACGAGCGTACGTTTAACCTGAACGACAGCAGCGTGCCCACAGCCACGCAAGCCCTCATGACCATGTACCGCCAGCGCTCACCTGAGGAGTTCAATCCCAAGCTG GCGAAGGAGTTCCTGAAGGAGCAGGCGTGGAAGAACCACTTTGCAGAGTTTGGACAGGGGGTGTGTATGTACCGGACCGAGAAGACGAAGGAGCTGGTCCTCAAGGGGATTCCTGAGAGCATGAGAGGAGAGCTCTGGCTGCTCTTCTCCG GAGCGATTAACGAGATGGCCACCCACCCCGGATACTACGAGGACCTGGTGGAGAAGTCGATGGGCAAATACAACCTGGCGACAGAGGAGATAGAGAGGGACCTGCACCGCTCTCTCCCCGAGCATCCGGCCTTCCAGAATGAGATGGGCATCGCTGCCCTCCGCAGGGTCCTCACAGCCTACGCGTTCAGAAACCCCAACATCGGATACTGTCAG GCTATGAATATTGTGACATCTGTGTTGCTGCTCTACGCCAAAGAAGAGGAGGCGTTTTGGCTGCTTGTGGCGCTCTGTGAGAGGATGCTGCCTGACTACTACAACACGAGGGTTGTAG GAGCCCTTGTCGATCAGGGGGTGTTCGAGGAGCTCGCCCGGGAGTACGTCCCTCAGCTGTACGACTGCATGCAGGACCTCGGGGTCATCTCCACTATCTCGCTGTCCTGGTTCCTCaccctcttcctgtctgtcatgcCGTTCGAGAGCGCCGTGGTGGTGGTGGACTGCTTCTTCTACGACGGCATCAAGGTCATCTTTCAGCTGGCGCTCTCCGTGCTTCACGCCAACATCCACCAGCTGCTTGGATGCAAGGATGACGGAGAGGCCATGACCGTTCTGGGCAG ATACTTGGACAGTGTGACCAATAAGGACAGCACCCTCCCTCCCATCCCCCACCTGCACTCCTTACTGACAGACAACGGAGAACCACATCCAGAGGTGGACATCTTCAAACTGGTCCGCAGCTCCTACGAG AAATTTGGTTCGATCCGTGCAGATGTGATTGAACAGATGCGTTTCAAACAGAGACTGAGGGTCATCCAAACCATTGAAGATACAACTAAACGCAACGTG GTCAGAACGATTGTCACAGAGACTGCCTTCAGCATTGACGAACTGGAGGAGCTGTACGTGCTCTTCAAG GCGGAGCACCTGACCAGCTGTTACTGGGGCGGCAGCAGCAACCCCACAGAGCGTCACGACCCCAGCCTGCCCTACCTGGAGCAGTACCGCATCGACATGGAGCAGTTCAAAGGCCTGTTCAACCTGCTGTTCCCCTGGGCCAACGGAGCCCACTCGGACCCCCTGGCTGTGCGTTTCTTCCGTCTCCTTGACCTAAACGGAGATGCCCTCATCAATTTTCGGGAGTTCATCAGTGGCTTGG gTGTCCTGTATCACGGGGACCTAACTGAGAAGCTGAAGCTCCTCTACAAGATGCACGTCATACCTG AAATCACCCATGAACAGGAAGAGCCAGACTCTGCCTTTGAGGCCACTCAGTACTTCTTTGAAGACATCACTCCAGAAACCTCCATCG gtCATGACTCAAAGTGCAGAAGTGAGAGGGATGACGGCTTCGTTAGGGTTACGTTTAAGACTGAAAAAG TGAAGAAGCTGAACACTCCTGAATATCGCCATTACCTGAAACTCTGGAACCAAGAGACAAAACCTAAGcgggaaaacacaaaagacctTCCCAAGCTGAATCAG AGTCAGTTTATCGAGCTTTGCAAGACCCTGTACAGCATGTTCAGCGAGGATGCTGCAGAACAGGAGCTCTATCACGCCACGGCCACAGTCAccagtctgctgctggaaatgggAGAAGTGGGGaagctcttctcctcctctggcaGAAAGGACCACAACATGGAGGGTAAACCAGAGCCGGGCATGTACAGGAGAGACGCCACCGATCCCAAAACCGCCCAGGAGGCCCTGTCTGACGGCGTGTTCCAGCAGGCCTTTGTCCCCGCAGCTCTGGAGATCAAGCCGAGCCCCTGTGAGGACATGCAGGGAGACGACGGGAGCGAGCAGCTGCCACCTATGCAAGACATAAAGCTGGAGGACTCGTCTCCCAAAGACGCAGGCACGTCGTCCGCCATGCTCATCTCAGATGACGAAACCAAAGATGACACCTCAATGTCATCTTACTCGGTGCTCAGCGCAGGCTCCCATGAGCTGgatgaaaagctgcagtgcGAGGACATTGCAGACGACACAGTGCTGGTGCGCAGCGACAGCGGCTCCAACGGGGAAAGAAGTACCCGGCCCCACGGAGGCGGACCCCTCGACAGAGGGCTGCCGCACAGCACCAGCATCGATAAAGACTGGGCCATCACGTTTGAGCAGTTCCTGGCCTCTGTGCTCACCGAGCAGGCCCTGGTGCATTATTTTGAGAAGCCAGTGGAGGTGGCAGCGCGCATTACTAACGCCAAGAATGTGCGCAAAGTCGGGCGCCCACGGCTGTCAACGAGTGACTATGAGATCTCACTATCGGGCTGA